A window of Holophagales bacterium contains these coding sequences:
- a CDS encoding glycoside hydrolase family 44 protein → MLAALLALAVAASPVGGAVTVSVDTALDRRPVSPQIFGVNFGTAAQAAQLKWPVRRWGGNAVTRYNWQNDTSNKGMDWFFMNVPDDNPDPSTLPLGSSADRFLAETRAAGGEPILTVPLIGWTPKSREKSWGFSVQSYGAQTETECTATGGAFWCQPDAGNGIRPGGAFVTGNDPLDTSIAVGPSFVTAWMDHLAAQFGTAASGGIRYYALDNEPALWDSTHRDVHPLPLTFDELWTKTRDVAAAIKAKDPAAVVFGPVSWGWCEYFYSAADNCSPSGADFIAHGRVPLTQWYLRQVRQHEETHGVRLVDVLDVHYYPQASGVALSGDESAATSARRLRSLRSLWDPNYVDESWIPAAVRLIPRMKEWIAAELPGTKLAITEYSWGNDDGLSSALAQAELLGIFAREGVDVATRWVAPAAGSLVEDAFRLWLDYDGAGARVAGTSVRAASDEPEAVSGYAVEAPGGALVVVLVNRDTVLRPVTVTIAGGGTRDVRVFGFDGSTRLSPLGGAIFGGGHLTLDMPARSARLLEVAAENVTPDASGFYTLAPCRIVDTRHPSGPFGGPALSGGETRAFALPAGACGIPADATAVALNVTTTNATVSGTLTLFPGTGAAPGTTTIAFRPGTIRANNAIMGLTGGVLSVLNRAGSGQVQVILDVSGYFR, encoded by the coding sequence GTGCTCGCCGCGCTCCTCGCCCTCGCGGTCGCGGCGTCGCCCGTCGGCGGCGCGGTGACGGTCTCGGTCGACACGGCCCTGGATCGCCGGCCGGTGAGCCCGCAGATCTTCGGCGTGAACTTCGGGACGGCGGCGCAGGCGGCGCAGCTGAAGTGGCCCGTCCGTCGCTGGGGCGGCAACGCGGTGACCCGCTACAACTGGCAGAACGACACCTCGAACAAGGGGATGGACTGGTTCTTCATGAACGTCCCCGACGACAACCCCGACCCGTCGACGCTGCCGCTCGGCTCCTCGGCCGACCGGTTCCTCGCCGAGACACGGGCTGCCGGCGGAGAGCCGATCCTGACGGTCCCGCTCATCGGGTGGACCCCGAAGAGCCGCGAGAAGTCGTGGGGCTTCTCGGTACAGAGCTACGGCGCCCAGACAGAGACGGAGTGCACCGCGACGGGCGGGGCCTTCTGGTGCCAGCCCGATGCCGGGAACGGCATTCGCCCCGGCGGGGCGTTCGTCACCGGCAACGACCCGCTCGACACGTCGATCGCCGTCGGACCGTCGTTCGTCACGGCCTGGATGGACCACCTCGCGGCCCAGTTCGGGACGGCGGCCAGCGGCGGCATCCGCTACTACGCCCTCGACAACGAGCCCGCCCTCTGGGACTCGACGCATCGCGACGTCCACCCGCTGCCGCTCACGTTCGACGAGCTCTGGACGAAGACGCGCGACGTCGCCGCCGCGATCAAGGCAAAGGACCCGGCCGCGGTCGTGTTCGGGCCGGTGTCGTGGGGCTGGTGCGAGTATTTCTACTCCGCCGCCGACAACTGCTCGCCGAGCGGCGCGGACTTCATCGCCCACGGACGCGTCCCGCTGACCCAGTGGTACCTGCGGCAGGTGCGGCAGCACGAGGAGACGCACGGCGTGCGGCTCGTCGACGTCCTCGACGTCCACTACTACCCGCAGGCCTCGGGCGTGGCGCTCTCGGGCGACGAGTCGGCGGCGACGTCGGCCCGGCGGCTCCGGTCGCTCCGGAGCCTCTGGGACCCGAACTACGTCGACGAGTCGTGGATCCCCGCGGCCGTGCGGCTGATCCCACGGATGAAGGAGTGGATCGCCGCCGAGCTGCCCGGTACGAAGCTCGCGATCACGGAATACAGCTGGGGGAACGACGACGGCCTCTCGAGCGCCCTCGCGCAGGCGGAGCTGCTCGGGATCTTCGCGAGGGAGGGGGTGGACGTCGCGACGCGGTGGGTGGCGCCGGCGGCAGGGTCGCTCGTCGAGGACGCCTTCCGGCTCTGGCTCGACTACGACGGGGCGGGCGCGCGGGTGGCCGGGACGAGCGTGCGGGCCGCCTCGGACGAACCCGAAGCCGTCAGCGGCTACGCCGTGGAGGCGCCGGGCGGTGCGCTGGTGGTCGTCCTCGTGAACCGCGACACGGTGCTGCGGCCCGTCACCGTCACGATCGCGGGCGGAGGGACCCGCGACGTCCGCGTCTTCGGGTTCGACGGCTCGACCCGACTCTCCCCACTCGGCGGGGCGATCTTCGGCGGCGGGCACCTGACGCTCGACATGCCGGCCCGATCGGCCCGGCTCCTCGAGGTCGCCGCGGAGAACGTCACGCCCGACGCGTCGGGGTTCTACACGCTCGCCCCCTGCCGCATCGTCGACACCCGGCACCCCTCCGGTCCGTTCGGAGGGCCGGCGCTCTCCGGAGGCGAGACCCGCGCGTTCGCGCTGCCGGCGGGAGCCTGCGGCATCCCCGCCGACGCGACGGCTGTCGCCCTGAACGTCACCACGACGAACGCGACGGTCTCGGGGACCCTGACCCTCTTCCCCGGTACCGGAGCGGCGCCCGGGACGACGACGATCGCCTTCCGCCCGGGAACCATCCGCGCGAACAACGCGATCATGGGCCTCACCGGAGGGGTGCTCTCGGTCCTGAACCGGGCGGGGTCCGGCCAGGTGCAGGTCATCCTGGACGTCTCGGGCTACTTCCGGTGA
- the lpxC gene encoding UDP-3-O-[3-hydroxymyristoyl] N-acetylglucosamine deacetylase: MRLQTTLGRTISVSGVGLHSGRNVRATLRPAPAGRGIAFVRTDVGVVIPAVAEEAGRLDFATSLGEPGREVGTIEHLLSAAVGLGLDNMTVEIDGPEVPILDGSSAPWVAEIREAGLVPLGSAVRPFAVTKTLSVHNEDGKWIEVRPAKELRVSYSIDFPNPAIGRQSISVVLTPDVYAEHLAPARTFGFLAEYDYLRSKGLARGASEENCIVVGDSDVVNGRLRFADEFVRHKALDLIGDLALVGRPVVGHVVAHRAGHALHTALAKKIRQAAASEHVRRSEPAHETVALAGR; this comes from the coding sequence ATGAGGTTGCAGACGACCCTCGGCCGCACCATCTCGGTCTCCGGCGTCGGCCTCCACTCCGGCCGCAACGTGCGCGCCACCCTTCGTCCCGCCCCCGCGGGCCGCGGAATCGCCTTCGTCAGGACCGACGTCGGCGTCGTCATCCCGGCAGTCGCCGAGGAGGCGGGCCGTCTCGACTTCGCGACCTCTCTCGGGGAGCCCGGGCGCGAGGTCGGGACGATCGAGCACCTCCTCTCCGCCGCCGTCGGGCTCGGCCTCGACAACATGACGGTGGAGATCGACGGCCCCGAGGTCCCGATCCTCGACGGCAGCTCCGCCCCGTGGGTCGCCGAGATCCGGGAGGCCGGACTCGTCCCCCTCGGCTCCGCCGTCCGCCCCTTCGCGGTGACGAAGACGCTCTCGGTCCACAACGAGGACGGAAAGTGGATCGAGGTCCGCCCGGCGAAGGAGCTCCGCGTCTCGTATTCCATCGACTTCCCGAACCCGGCGATCGGCCGCCAGTCGATCTCGGTCGTCCTGACTCCCGACGTCTACGCCGAGCACCTCGCCCCGGCGCGGACGTTCGGATTCCTCGCCGAGTACGACTACCTGCGGTCGAAGGGCCTCGCGCGCGGCGCGAGCGAAGAGAACTGCATCGTCGTCGGCGACAGCGACGTCGTGAACGGCCGCCTGCGTTTCGCCGACGAGTTCGTGAGGCACAAGGCGCTCGACCTGATCGGCGACCTCGCCCTCGTCGGGCGTCCGGTCGTCGGGCACGTCGTGGCGCACCGCGCCGGGCACGCGCTCCACACGGCGCTCGCGAAGAAGATCCGGCAGGCCGCCGCCAGCGAGCACGTCCGCCGCTCCGAGCCGGCCCACGAGACCGTCGCCCTCGCCGGGCGCTGA